Proteins encoded together in one Planctomyces sp. SH-PL14 window:
- a CDS encoding tetratricopeptide repeat protein → MNTRSFGPSFSGLRSSFLLAEVVLLVTFIASSAMADADSEYGVALQFYKQQRWEQSAKLWADFIPRYPQSPRLPLAKLYYGQALIQTGKYAEARETFRDYVARYPAEADIPLARYRIAECSVFLNDLDAARAELKAFLSQHANHDLAEWAWQYQGEVLAKQGKFAEAADSFRTVLTKYQSGKLTEDAKFGLARAEEQLKHVPEAMALYRELAAAPNGRFAAESLFCLGTRFFDDRQYPQALEQFTAIEKRFPEHSLVPTARLHSGYVHFATRQYDAAAAEFEKVTQPPGLALTAQYWLGLCKKELGDFAAAIQILSRLDPQAKALRPLGQEVAFHWGDSELRQEHFDKARELFLEATRRDPAGELADDALYLASDAAVRAGRFDDAERMHAEFRRTYAQSGLALLEELVYGRAIFGQGNALEATDPAGAKARWASAAQVFERVARESTVPRTSILARIQLARVQARGKNFEAVVATLLPLKEELVSDQVPREYTEALVLLSNSLIELKRSEEAVTVLKVYQDSSPEKKNPVALSTLAVASAQLGKWDDARRAVASLAEAEPAGENLAYAAATVGDLAFRAEEWPAAAEMFQREVGLGEAYPKYWRALSDLGHTYINMEKWSDAAAAMSGVLQSKGQDGALISHITYLYGYALQKVGETGDAAVRTEKTAAAVKVFEEGYDRFRLPAEAKTPSETALRVSYNAYQCAKGAARCYARLEKSADADAWWEKAYNELTHQTDPKYRDLDVVLSEWAAMNNNAGNDARADELFQRLLKDFPGSQQAVVARLSVAQGMANAGETQQAIQAFEAILSQPKLPDEVRRTALLWLIDVAAETSDWSTSLANALAFEKAFPASEHRFYAKFRKAEALLQLAVRSPGGASIEAGRGSEQVDEAIKLLIELKQSKDVALKDSGSTIGQEEWYPQVWLLLTEAYFRIRNHTAVAANVEELRSQDPMSKFLYQMDEILGRSLNAQAKFDEARAAFTRVIESPDGKRTETAAKAQFYLAETFLLQKKYAEALEEYYKVYVSYAYPEWQAMALYQAIRCDLELKRPEGAAKTLETLKTGFPDSEYTKKAEVEVKAILDKTQPEKPA, encoded by the coding sequence ATGAACACTCGATCCTTCGGTCCCTCTTTCTCCGGGCTGCGGTCCAGCTTCCTCCTGGCCGAGGTGGTGCTGCTGGTGACGTTCATCGCCTCCTCGGCGATGGCCGATGCCGATTCGGAGTACGGGGTCGCTCTCCAGTTCTATAAGCAGCAGCGTTGGGAGCAGTCCGCCAAGCTGTGGGCGGACTTCATTCCGCGGTATCCGCAGTCCCCGCGTCTTCCGCTGGCCAAGCTCTACTACGGCCAGGCCCTGATCCAGACCGGGAAGTACGCGGAGGCCCGGGAGACCTTTCGCGACTACGTCGCCCGTTATCCGGCGGAGGCCGACATTCCGCTCGCGCGCTACCGCATCGCCGAATGCAGCGTGTTCCTGAACGACCTCGACGCCGCCCGGGCTGAGCTCAAGGCATTCCTGAGCCAGCACGCCAACCACGATCTGGCCGAATGGGCGTGGCAGTACCAGGGAGAAGTCCTGGCCAAGCAGGGGAAGTTCGCCGAGGCGGCGGACTCGTTCCGGACGGTGCTGACGAAGTACCAGTCCGGCAAGCTGACGGAGGACGCGAAGTTCGGACTCGCCCGGGCGGAGGAACAGCTCAAGCACGTTCCGGAAGCGATGGCGCTGTACCGGGAACTCGCCGCGGCGCCGAACGGCCGGTTTGCCGCGGAGTCGCTCTTCTGCCTCGGCACGCGGTTCTTCGACGACCGACAGTATCCGCAGGCCCTCGAGCAGTTCACCGCCATCGAAAAGCGGTTTCCGGAGCACAGCCTCGTTCCGACGGCGCGGCTGCATTCGGGATACGTCCATTTTGCGACGCGGCAGTACGACGCGGCGGCCGCGGAGTTCGAGAAGGTGACGCAGCCACCGGGGCTGGCCCTGACCGCCCAATACTGGCTCGGTCTCTGCAAGAAGGAACTGGGCGACTTTGCCGCCGCGATCCAGATCCTGAGCCGCCTCGATCCCCAGGCCAAGGCGCTCAGGCCACTCGGGCAGGAAGTCGCCTTCCACTGGGGGGACAGCGAGTTGCGGCAGGAGCACTTCGACAAGGCCCGCGAGCTGTTCCTCGAAGCGACCCGCCGCGATCCGGCCGGCGAGCTGGCGGACGACGCGCTCTATCTGGCGAGCGACGCCGCGGTCCGGGCCGGCCGGTTCGACGACGCCGAACGGATGCACGCCGAGTTTCGTCGGACCTACGCCCAGAGCGGCCTCGCCCTGCTGGAGGAGCTGGTCTACGGCCGGGCCATTTTCGGCCAGGGGAACGCTCTCGAGGCAACCGATCCCGCCGGTGCGAAGGCTCGCTGGGCCTCGGCCGCGCAGGTCTTCGAGCGGGTGGCACGAGAAAGCACGGTGCCGCGGACGTCGATCCTCGCCCGGATCCAGCTCGCGCGTGTCCAGGCCCGCGGGAAGAACTTCGAGGCGGTGGTCGCCACGTTGCTGCCGCTCAAGGAGGAACTGGTCAGCGATCAGGTCCCCCGCGAGTACACCGAGGCGCTCGTCCTTCTCAGCAACAGCCTGATCGAGCTCAAGCGTTCCGAGGAAGCGGTGACCGTCCTCAAGGTCTACCAGGACTCCTCGCCCGAAAAGAAGAACCCGGTCGCTCTCTCGACCCTGGCGGTTGCCTCCGCCCAGCTCGGGAAGTGGGACGACGCCCGCCGCGCGGTCGCGTCGCTGGCGGAGGCGGAGCCCGCTGGAGAGAACCTGGCTTATGCGGCCGCCACCGTCGGAGACCTGGCGTTCCGGGCTGAGGAGTGGCCCGCCGCGGCGGAGATGTTCCAGCGGGAGGTCGGGCTCGGCGAGGCCTATCCGAAGTACTGGCGGGCCCTGTCGGACCTCGGGCACACCTACATCAATATGGAGAAGTGGAGCGACGCGGCCGCGGCAATGAGCGGCGTGCTCCAGTCCAAGGGGCAGGACGGCGCGTTGATCTCGCACATCACGTACCTCTACGGGTACGCCCTCCAGAAAGTGGGCGAGACCGGCGACGCCGCGGTCCGGACGGAAAAGACGGCGGCTGCGGTGAAGGTCTTCGAAGAAGGGTACGACCGCTTCCGGCTTCCCGCGGAGGCCAAGACTCCCTCGGAGACCGCGCTGCGGGTTTCCTACAACGCCTACCAGTGCGCCAAGGGGGCGGCCCGCTGCTACGCCCGCCTGGAGAAGTCCGCCGACGCCGATGCCTGGTGGGAGAAGGCGTACAACGAGCTCACACACCAGACCGACCCGAAGTACCGCGATCTCGACGTCGTTCTCAGCGAATGGGCGGCGATGAACAACAACGCCGGCAATGACGCGCGGGCGGACGAGCTGTTCCAGCGGCTCCTCAAGGATTTCCCCGGGAGCCAGCAGGCGGTCGTCGCCCGCCTCTCAGTAGCACAGGGGATGGCGAACGCGGGCGAGACGCAGCAGGCGATCCAGGCGTTCGAGGCGATCCTCTCCCAGCCGAAACTTCCCGACGAAGTCCGCCGGACCGCCCTGCTCTGGCTGATCGACGTCGCGGCGGAGACGTCGGACTGGTCGACGAGCCTTGCGAACGCGCTCGCCTTCGAGAAGGCCTTCCCCGCCAGCGAGCATCGGTTCTACGCGAAGTTCCGGAAGGCGGAGGCGCTGCTGCAGCTCGCCGTCCGCAGTCCCGGGGGGGCGAGCATCGAGGCGGGCCGCGGCAGCGAACAGGTCGATGAAGCGATCAAGCTGCTGATCGAGCTGAAGCAGTCGAAAGACGTGGCGCTCAAGGACAGCGGATCGACGATCGGCCAGGAGGAGTGGTATCCGCAGGTCTGGCTGCTGCTGACCGAGGCCTACTTCCGGATCCGCAACCACACGGCGGTCGCGGCGAACGTCGAGGAACTGCGGTCGCAGGATCCGATGTCGAAGTTCCTGTACCAGATGGACGAGATCCTCGGCCGGAGCCTGAACGCCCAGGCGAAGTTCGACGAAGCCCGGGCCGCCTTCACCCGCGTGATCGAATCGCCGGACGGCAAGCGGACCGAAACGGCGGCGAAGGCCCAGTTCTACCTCGCGGAGACGTTCCTCCTGCAGAAGAAGTACGCCGAGGCGCTCGAGGAGTATTACAAGGTCTACGTCAGCTACGCCTATCCGGAATGGCAGGCGATGGCCCTGTACCAGGCGATCCGCTGCGATCTCGAGCTCAAGCGTCCCGAAGGGGCGGCGAAGACCCTTGAGACCCTGAAGACGGGGTTCCCCGACAGCGAGTACACGAAGAAGGCCGAAGTCGAAGTCAAGGCGATCCTCGACAAGACCCAGCCCGAGAAACCGGCCTGA
- a CDS encoding histone deacetylase, producing MQVFYTDQFVLPLPDGHRFPMRRYSLLRETLQEREIVPREQFHVPAAATDDQLRLVHTAAYVERVRTGTLSEDEQRRIGFPWSPQMVERSRRSVGATISAGRAALEERVAVNLAGGTHHAFTDRGSGYCVFNDVAVAIRVLQSEQRVGRCVVIDLDVHHGDGTAAIFADTPEVFTVSLFARKAFPSRKPPGSLDVPLEPGTGDAEYHAALDATLRVVEAESRFDILFYLAGADPFEKDLLGGLALTKEGLAERDRRVFQFARRQGLPVAISMAGGYASDVRDIVDIQARTVELAREILDPETPAAPGVR from the coding sequence ATGCAGGTCTTCTATACGGATCAGTTCGTCCTGCCGCTCCCCGACGGTCATCGGTTTCCGATGCGGCGGTACTCTCTCCTGCGGGAGACGCTCCAGGAGCGGGAGATCGTTCCTCGCGAGCAGTTCCACGTCCCTGCCGCGGCGACGGACGACCAGCTCCGGCTCGTCCATACGGCAGCCTATGTGGAGCGGGTCCGGACCGGGACTCTGTCGGAGGATGAGCAGCGGCGGATCGGATTCCCCTGGTCGCCGCAGATGGTTGAGCGGTCCCGGCGGTCCGTCGGAGCGACGATCTCGGCGGGCCGTGCAGCCCTTGAGGAACGGGTCGCGGTCAATCTGGCCGGGGGAACGCATCATGCCTTCACCGATCGCGGATCGGGCTACTGCGTCTTCAACGACGTCGCGGTGGCGATCCGGGTCCTGCAGTCGGAGCAGCGGGTCGGGCGGTGCGTCGTGATCGACCTCGACGTCCATCACGGAGACGGGACGGCGGCGATCTTCGCCGACACCCCGGAGGTCTTCACGGTTTCGCTCTTCGCACGGAAGGCGTTTCCTTCGCGAAAGCCGCCGGGGAGTCTCGACGTCCCACTCGAGCCGGGAACCGGCGATGCCGAGTACCACGCCGCACTCGATGCCACTCTGCGTGTCGTCGAAGCGGAATCCCGGTTCGACATCCTCTTCTATCTCGCCGGGGCCGATCCCTTCGAGAAGGACCTGCTCGGCGGCCTGGCGCTTACGAAGGAGGGACTGGCGGAGCGGGACCGGAGGGTGTTTCAGTTCGCCCGCCGTCAGGGGCTGCCGGTCGCGATCTCGATGGCGGGTGGATATGCGAGCGACGTCCGCGATATTGTCGACATCCAGGCCCGGACGGTCGAACTCGCCCGGGAGATCCTGGATCCCGAAACCCCCGCTGCTCCTGGAGTACGTTGA
- the folP gene encoding dihydropteroate synthase, translating to MSPDPAFPLESNPVWAFGPRRWAKGPLPRIFGIVNVTPDSFSDGGAYFGPDDAVRRGRQLVDEGADILDVGGESTRPGSESVTVEEELRRVVPVIERLSAETSVPISVDTTKAAVARAALAAGASIVNDISGLTFDPEMVPLCAASDCGVVVMHIQGTPQTMQIDPRYDDVVGEIDGFLQGQVSLLGRAGIAEERVLLDPGIGFGKTPRHNVEILRGLNAFRRRGRPVLIGHSRKRFLGRIVGHPLDEREAATVGVSIAAAQLGADYLRVHDVRQTRDALLAWSAVLGGPAGDL from the coding sequence ATGTCGCCAGATCCTGCGTTCCCTCTGGAGTCGAATCCCGTGTGGGCGTTTGGTCCCCGCCGCTGGGCGAAGGGGCCGCTGCCGCGGATCTTCGGCATCGTGAATGTGACGCCGGACAGTTTTTCGGACGGCGGAGCGTACTTCGGGCCGGACGACGCGGTCAGGCGGGGCCGGCAACTGGTGGACGAAGGGGCGGACATTCTCGACGTCGGTGGGGAGTCGACGCGGCCGGGATCGGAAAGCGTCACTGTCGAGGAAGAGCTGCGGCGGGTGGTCCCGGTGATCGAGCGGCTCTCGGCCGAGACGTCCGTGCCGATCTCGGTCGATACGACGAAGGCGGCCGTGGCCCGCGCGGCGCTGGCGGCGGGGGCTTCGATCGTCAACGACATCTCCGGGCTGACCTTTGATCCGGAGATGGTCCCGCTGTGCGCGGCGTCCGATTGCGGGGTTGTGGTGATGCACATCCAGGGGACGCCGCAGACGATGCAGATCGATCCCCGGTACGACGATGTTGTGGGGGAGATTGACGGGTTTCTTCAGGGGCAGGTGTCGTTGCTGGGGCGGGCGGGGATTGCGGAGGAGCGGGTGCTCCTCGATCCCGGGATTGGTTTCGGGAAGACGCCCCGGCACAACGTGGAGATCCTGCGAGGACTCAACGCGTTCCGGCGGCGGGGCCGGCCGGTGCTGATTGGTCATTCCCGGAAGCGATTTTTGGGTCGGATCGTCGGGCATCCGCTTGATGAGCGGGAGGCGGCGACGGTGGGGGTCAGTATTGCCGCGGCGCAGTTGGGGGCGGATTACTTGCGGGTTCATGATGTTCGCCAGACGAGAGATGCGTTGCTGGCGTGGTCGGCTGTCCTGGGGGGACCGGCCGGCGACTTGTGA
- a CDS encoding riboflavin synthase, which produces MFTGLVEGRGVVRALRPAGASLDLGIEAPEDLRRPNDPAKLGDSIATNGCCLTLVGTDDGLWWFQAGHETLAKTNLGRLEVGSPVNLERSLPVNARLGGHFVQGHVDGLATVERIGRTGEWIDMVFRVAPALTRQMVQKGSIAIDGVSLTLVTVEPELFSVMLIPHTLSVTTLGIRQVGDPVNIETDILGKYVEKLVGDLQSHAPALQRGNGTIHGG; this is translated from the coding sequence ATGTTTACCGGACTCGTTGAAGGCCGCGGCGTCGTGCGGGCCCTCCGGCCCGCCGGAGCTTCCCTGGACCTCGGAATCGAGGCTCCCGAAGACCTGCGCCGTCCCAACGATCCCGCGAAACTCGGTGACAGCATCGCCACGAACGGCTGCTGCCTGACCCTCGTCGGAACCGACGACGGCCTGTGGTGGTTCCAGGCCGGACACGAGACCCTGGCCAAGACCAACCTCGGACGCCTCGAAGTCGGCAGCCCGGTCAACCTCGAGCGGTCCCTCCCGGTCAACGCCCGCCTCGGCGGCCACTTCGTTCAAGGACACGTCGATGGCCTCGCAACCGTCGAGCGGATCGGCCGGACCGGCGAATGGATCGACATGGTGTTTCGCGTCGCCCCCGCCCTGACGCGGCAAATGGTCCAGAAAGGCTCGATCGCCATCGACGGCGTCAGCCTCACGCTCGTCACCGTCGAGCCCGAACTGTTCAGCGTCATGCTGATCCCGCACACACTCTCGGTCACGACGCTCGGGATCCGGCAGGTCGGCGATCCGGTGAACATCGAGACCGACATCCTCGGAAAATACGTCGAGAAGCTGGTGGGGGACCTGCAGTCCCACGCACCGGCGCTGCAACGGGGGAATGGAACGATTCATGGCGGTTGA